Proteins from a single region of Oreochromis niloticus isolate F11D_XX linkage group LG7, O_niloticus_UMD_NMBU, whole genome shotgun sequence:
- the fam136a gene encoding protein FAM136A encodes MAEAHQARVQNVIEDMVQSLEKDHIRKMQGRMFRCSAECCDRSTDSMAQVHQCIETCHTPLAKAQGLVTSELEKFQDRLTRCTMSCNDKAKDLFDSGAKEPAVRSLMDRCVGSCVDDHVNLIPSMTRRLKENLDSIRQ; translated from the exons ATGGCAGAGGCTCATCAAGCTCGCGTGCAGAATGTGATCGAAGACATGGTCCAAAGCCTGGAGAAGGACCACATCCGTAAAATGCAG GGGCGCATGTTCAGGTGCAGCGCAGAGTGCTGCGATCGCTCCACAGACAGCATGGCTCAGGTGCATCAGTGCATTGAGACGTGTCACACACCCCTGGCCAAAGCTCAGGGCCTGGTCACTTCAGAGCTGGAGAAGTTTCAG GACCGTCTAACTAGATGTACGATGTCCTGCAACGATAAGGCAAAGGATCTCTTTGACTCCGGTGCCAAGGAGCCAGCTGTTCGATCACTGATGGACCGCTGCGTGGGCAGTTGTGTGGATGACCACGTTAACCTGATCCCCAGCATGACCCGGCGACTAAAAGAGAACTTGGACTCTATACGGCAGTGA
- the pcyox1 gene encoding prenylcysteine oxidase 1, with the protein MPTMRLQTLSLRVLLFLGLWQTGRRSLASAPELQEQPKKIAVVGAGIGGAATAYYLRQEFGPGVKIDVFEDGSVGGRLATVKIGDYEYETGGSVIHPLNLHMKHFVDKLGIPQRKDVPSKMAIFDGKHIVFEESDWFIVNFFRMLWRYGLNFLRMQMWVESVLDKFMRIYQYQQYGYSFSTVERLLHAMGGDSFLTLMNQTLEEAMMGEGFTQVFINDIVAPITRVNYGQSVRINGFVGAVSLAGADSGLWAVDGGNKKVCSGLLYNSKSELIPAKVTSISVKVRPSKRGTPVSLYEINYVDQSGAAHSLYDIVIVATPLHQGKSDITFSGFSPPIPSHYPGRYHQTVATLVHGLLNMSYLGTTEAASEFTVSDVLTTDSNGSIINSLSSLDPVHIPKGYKRPPASQANVWKVFSKKPLSQEQLENMFLSYDSVSETKWLAYPAYHPPHRQTPPFILHHRLYYLNAVEWAASAMEMSAIAARNVALLAHHRWHEETGKIDQEDLHTRLRGEL; encoded by the exons ATGCCCACAATGAGACTACAAACCCTGTCACTGAGAGTGCTGCTATTCCTGGGGCTTTGGCAGACAGGAAGGAGAAGTCTCGCCTCAGCCCCAGAGCTGCAGGAACAGCCTAAGAAGATAG CTGTGGTTGGAGCAGGAATTGGCGGCGCAGCGACAGCATATTACCTGAGGCAAGAGTTTGGACCTGGGGTCAAGATCGACGTGTTCGAAGATGGCAGTGTTGGCGGGCGACTTGCGACGGTGAAGATCGGAGATTATGAATACGAGACGGGAGGCTCAGTGATCCATCCTCTGAACCTACATATGAAGCACTTTGTTGATAAATTGG GTATTCCTCAGAGAAAAGACGTCCCCTCTAAAATGGCGATCTTTGATGGAAAGCACATCGTGTTCGAAGAGAGCGACTGGTTCATAGTAAATTTCTTCCGCATGCTCTGGCGATACGGGTTGAACTTTCTTCGAATGCAGATGTGGGTGGAGAGTGTTCTGGATAAATTTATGAG AATCTACCAGTACCAGCAGTATGGCTACTCATTCTCCACCGTAGAGAGGCTGTTGCATGCCATGGGAGGTGATAGTTTCCTCACTCTGATGAATCAGACCCTGGAGGAAGCCATGATGGGAGAAGGATTTACTCAGGTCTTCATCAATGACATTGTTGCACCGATCACTCGTGTCAACTATGGGCAGAGTGTCCGCATCAATGGCTTTGTGG GGGCGGTGTCATTAGCAGGGGCAGATTCAGGCCTGTGGGCAGTGGATGGAGGCAATAAGAAAGTTTGCTCAGGACTTCTTTACAACAGCAAAAGTGAGCTCATCCCTGCTAAAGTCACCTCCATTTCAGTGAAAGTTCGACCGTCTAAGAGAG GCACCCCTGTCAGTTTATACGAGATTAACTATGTTGACCAATCAGGAGCTGCACATTCCCTTTATGATATCGTGATAGTAGCAACGCCTCTTCACCAAGGGAAATCTGACATCACATTTTCAGGCTTTTCCCCTCCAATCCCTTCTCACTACCCCGGGCGCTACCACCAGACGGTCGCCACTCTTGTCCACGGCTTGCTCAACATGTCTTACCTGGGGACCACAGAAGCTGCCTCAGAGTTCACCGTGTCTGATGTCCTCACCACAGACTCAAACGGTTCCATCATCAACAGCCTGAGCTCTCTGGATCCTGTGCACATCCCCAAAGGTTACAAGCGCCCCCCTGCTAGCCAAGCTAATGTCTGGAAGGTGTTCTCCAAAAAGCCGCTGTCCCAGGAGCAGCTGGAGAACATGTTCCTCTCCTATGATTCGGTGTCTGAGACCAAATGGCTGGCATACCCCGCGTACCATCCGCCGCACCGCCAGACCCCTCCTTTCATCCTGCACCACCGGCTGTACTACCTCAACGCTGTGGAGTGGGCAGCGAGTGCCATGGAGATGAGCGCCATCGCTGCCAGGAACGTGGCCCTGCTGGCACACCACCGCTGGCACGAAGAAACCGGCAAGATCGATCAGGAAGACCTGCACACGCGCCTGAGAGGAGAGCTCTGA
- the LOC100704514 gene encoding uncharacterized protein LOC100704514 isoform X1 — protein MRFPVPLFVFLAVAAFHMVLSASLESAEKEEKAAKYDGLAELQKIDQMEFEAAQKNQEAHMNATEDQSGDSRYLEAAQDHSVEESVDSQDAKAAEGGGNSDAAGQGEAESESSEDADGPQRQEHHEVVTEAVASLDENTQDSTKEQDALE, from the exons ATGAGATTTCCAGTGCCGCTGTTTGTTTTCCTTGCTGTGGCAGCATTTCACATGG TGCTCTCAGCATCTCTGGAGTCtgcagagaaagaagaaaaagctgcaAAGTATG ATGGGCTAGCCGAGCTGCAGAAAATAG ATCAGATGGAGTTTGAGGCTGCTCAGAAAAACCAGGAAGCTCACATGAATG CTACTGAAGATCAGAGTGGAGATTCCCGCTACCTCG AGGCCGCTCAGGATCACTCTG TGGAGGAGAGCGTGGACTCTCAGGATGCCAAGGCag CAGAAGGTGGTGGAAATTCTGATGCTGCAGGTCAAGGAG AGGCAGAGTCTGAGTCCTCTGAGGACGCAGATG GGCCACAAAGGCAGG AACACCACGAGGTTGTAACTGAGGCTGTGGCCAGTTTGG ATGAAAACACTCAGGATTCAACCAAGGAGCAAG ATGCACTGGAGTGA
- the LOC100704514 gene encoding uncharacterized protein LOC100704514 isoform X2 yields the protein MRFPVPLFVFLAVAAFHMVLSASLESAEKEEKAAKYDGLAELQKIDQMEFEAAQKNQEAHMNATEDQSGDSRYLEAAQDHSVEESVDSQDAKAEGGGNSDAAGQGEAESESSEDADGPQRQEHHEVVTEAVASLDENTQDSTKEQDALE from the exons ATGAGATTTCCAGTGCCGCTGTTTGTTTTCCTTGCTGTGGCAGCATTTCACATGG TGCTCTCAGCATCTCTGGAGTCtgcagagaaagaagaaaaagctgcaAAGTATG ATGGGCTAGCCGAGCTGCAGAAAATAG ATCAGATGGAGTTTGAGGCTGCTCAGAAAAACCAGGAAGCTCACATGAATG CTACTGAAGATCAGAGTGGAGATTCCCGCTACCTCG AGGCCGCTCAGGATCACTCTG TGGAGGAGAGCGTGGACTCTCAGGATGCCAAGGCag AAGGTGGTGGAAATTCTGATGCTGCAGGTCAAGGAG AGGCAGAGTCTGAGTCCTCTGAGGACGCAGATG GGCCACAAAGGCAGG AACACCACGAGGTTGTAACTGAGGCTGTGGCCAGTTTGG ATGAAAACACTCAGGATTCAACCAAGGAGCAAG ATGCACTGGAGTGA
- the LOC100704514 gene encoding uncharacterized protein LOC100704514 isoform X3 — translation MRFPVPLFVFLAVAAFHMVLSASLESAEKEEKAAKYDGLAELQKIDQMEFEAAQKNQEAHMNATEDQSGDSRYLEAAQDHSVEESVDSQDAKAAEGGGNSDAAGQGEAESESSEDADEHHEVVTEAVASLDENTQDSTKEQDALE, via the exons ATGAGATTTCCAGTGCCGCTGTTTGTTTTCCTTGCTGTGGCAGCATTTCACATGG TGCTCTCAGCATCTCTGGAGTCtgcagagaaagaagaaaaagctgcaAAGTATG ATGGGCTAGCCGAGCTGCAGAAAATAG ATCAGATGGAGTTTGAGGCTGCTCAGAAAAACCAGGAAGCTCACATGAATG CTACTGAAGATCAGAGTGGAGATTCCCGCTACCTCG AGGCCGCTCAGGATCACTCTG TGGAGGAGAGCGTGGACTCTCAGGATGCCAAGGCag CAGAAGGTGGTGGAAATTCTGATGCTGCAGGTCAAGGAG AGGCAGAGTCTGAGTCCTCTGAGGACGCAGATG AACACCACGAGGTTGTAACTGAGGCTGTGGCCAGTTTGG ATGAAAACACTCAGGATTCAACCAAGGAGCAAG ATGCACTGGAGTGA
- the LOC100704514 gene encoding uncharacterized protein LOC100704514 isoform X4 — protein MRFPVPLFVFLAVAAFHMVLSASLESAEKEEKAAKYDGLAELQKIDQMEFEAAQKNQEAHMNATEDQSGDSRYLEAAQDHSVEESVDSQDAKAEGGGNSDAAGQGEAESESSEDADEHHEVVTEAVASLDENTQDSTKEQDALE, from the exons ATGAGATTTCCAGTGCCGCTGTTTGTTTTCCTTGCTGTGGCAGCATTTCACATGG TGCTCTCAGCATCTCTGGAGTCtgcagagaaagaagaaaaagctgcaAAGTATG ATGGGCTAGCCGAGCTGCAGAAAATAG ATCAGATGGAGTTTGAGGCTGCTCAGAAAAACCAGGAAGCTCACATGAATG CTACTGAAGATCAGAGTGGAGATTCCCGCTACCTCG AGGCCGCTCAGGATCACTCTG TGGAGGAGAGCGTGGACTCTCAGGATGCCAAGGCag AAGGTGGTGGAAATTCTGATGCTGCAGGTCAAGGAG AGGCAGAGTCTGAGTCCTCTGAGGACGCAGATG AACACCACGAGGTTGTAACTGAGGCTGTGGCCAGTTTGG ATGAAAACACTCAGGATTCAACCAAGGAGCAAG ATGCACTGGAGTGA
- the LOC100704514 gene encoding uncharacterized protein LOC100704514 isoform X5, translating to MEFEAAQKNQEAHMNATEDQSGDSRYLEAAQDHSVEESVDSQDAKAAEGGGNSDAAGQGEAESESSEDADGPQRQEHHEVVTEAVASLDENTQDSTKEQDALE from the exons ATGGAGTTTGAGGCTGCTCAGAAAAACCAGGAAGCTCACATGAATG CTACTGAAGATCAGAGTGGAGATTCCCGCTACCTCG AGGCCGCTCAGGATCACTCTG TGGAGGAGAGCGTGGACTCTCAGGATGCCAAGGCag CAGAAGGTGGTGGAAATTCTGATGCTGCAGGTCAAGGAG AGGCAGAGTCTGAGTCCTCTGAGGACGCAGATG GGCCACAAAGGCAGG AACACCACGAGGTTGTAACTGAGGCTGTGGCCAGTTTGG ATGAAAACACTCAGGATTCAACCAAGGAGCAAG ATGCACTGGAGTGA